The Sphaeramia orbicularis chromosome 18, fSphaOr1.1, whole genome shotgun sequence genome contains a region encoding:
- the kiaa0232 gene encoding uncharacterized protein KIAA0232 homolog isoform X2 yields the protein MRPVSTDSDGPAPPENISCPFPLVGPLPASEMSLLQSLGPVQSWLGQELEKCGIDAMIYTRYVLSLLLHDSYDYDLQDQENDIFLGWEKGTGKKWGKSKKKGGTDLSLEELKKQAAVQCLRSASDENSGIESLVEELCSKLKDIQNKQKEEKQIQKKSDSSQSPERTDSPSSKDQVEMYYEAFPPLSEKPVCLQEIMPVWNKAKACAYSSSSSSAAPQTSTDTSSPKDCNSEGEAAKERNLEACGTITTVINERGQQRRCKKEKENRYHGGAAAEEKSIIHSKRQTRYRSEGKYRPRSWSSGSSEASSSSSGNQGDSKSSRSKAIRIRHKSREAIKNKRTRNSGQVKLQVKVIDKEERRNTGGSSSSGTTKQPQLYKKGKRPLKEIRKDPGWVEVKESGVEVRNKKEYMEEPLWYTEPITDYFIPFSSRQSKLETKYRSKVDSPDGFAVSADIDRLPDRIQGICIADENYQRAYLAAGSFVDGHFVEGPGEAEDETAELTGTSSCPQPEDSGNLDDKHLSEFTHFYEVDIYQSILDTSASDSIQESRILSMIRQKSKEQRDVEAECLVLDGLEQQGKSAIRADSQEASGSVGFFMQDLENMAQVWGCYSPSTSEDIDGESFIGDSPIRLSPLLDSVSFTLSKLSGNLEEPPVPEAPSEPSGLNSSCFSLFELQYDSPTFPFPRDSLTVGHENTDSSSCLDPHSNKQSRLLIWTKNSAFDETEHCSNLSTRTCSPWSHSEETRSDNEQGNVLTEDAAQIGNEEIDCIIPPLSGTYLEDEILDFLQEDSGHKCEEVSVSTASNQTFTKKSKLESICGIALEEDESKQYSTGMFSDNTNQQSDDYSSGIIKDIWTAIGDGDSVMSRQGTEKTSEGLFADESSGYCCSCLEVQAKGVPIQGPQKKAVQRSEYHLWEGKKEEQDLAKNKLSKVDGAGDYMTPSKPWDLNSDKESTSFILGGVYGELKTLSSDKNWAVVPPSKSQDSLLQCAAAAASASGSDMLTITGTDVFMNTGSCFAPGHRPLWRPLVSFGQSDQAIRGGGDGLNKGFSFIFHEDLLGTYGGLHSEQQGLGYPFASFNLNNPFSQVLHVECSFEPEDMASFSPGFKPKSILCSDSENEAFHPRIYGINRTQYRAIRISPRTHFRPISASELSPGGVSDSEADTDKEEMSFPVLAPVDVFDDPQADLKPLEEDAECEGPYYGKSELESGKFLPRLKKSGMEKSAQTSLDSQEGSSTLLPIAEQEICLDCKTAAASSTAGGQMNASVGKIQKEESSGEKQSCLCAPAGQIPKYGIAYDFVEDVPEFPLLNISGQGGTGNQQDECWWQNTLCSPIFPGSQCTGSSNI from the exons ATGCGTCCAGTGAGCACCGATTCAGACGGTCCTGCTCCTCCTGAAAACATCTCTTGCCCCTTCCCCCTTGTGGGCCCCCTGCCTGCCTCAGAGATGTCTCTTCTCCAGTCACTGGGTCCAGTACAAAGCTGGCTTGGCCAGGAGCTTGAGAAGTGCGGGATTGATGCCATGATTTATACCCGCTATGTCCTTAGCCTTCTCCTGCATGACAGTTACGACTACGACCTGCAGGACCAG GAAAATGACATCTTCTTGGGCTGGGAGAAGGGAACTGGGAAGAAATGGGGCAAGAGTAAGAAGAAAGGAGGGACTGACTTGAGTCTTGAGGAATTGAAAAAGCAAGCTGCTGTCCAATGCCTCCGCTCTGCATCTGATGAA AACTCTGGAATTGAGAGCCTAGTTGAGGAGCTTTGTTCTAAACTAAAGGACATCCAGAACAAACAGAAAG AGGAGAAGCAGATTCAGAAGAAATCTGATAGCTCTCAGTCTCCGGAGCGAACTGACTCCCCTTCTTCAAAGGACCAGGTGGAAAT GTACTATGAAGCCTTTCCTCCTCTGTCAGAGAAACCTGTTTGTCTCCAAGAGATTATGCCGGTGTGGAACAAGGCAAAGGCATGTGCATACTCAAGTTCATCATCCTCTGCAGCCCCACAAACCAGCACAGACACCTCCTCCCCAAAAGATTGCAACAGTGAAGGTGAGGCTGCAAAGGAGCGAAACCTGGAGGCGTGTGGTACCATTACAACTGTGATCAATGAAAGAGGCCAGCAGCGGCGATGCAAGAAGGAGAAAGAAAATAGATACCATGGTGGTGCAGCAGCGGAGGAGAAGTCTATCATCCACTCAAAGAGGCAGACCAGATATAGATCTGAGGGTAAATACCGGCcccggtcctggtcctctggctcTAGTGAGGCAAGCTCAAGCTCAAGTGGGAACCAGGGTGACTCAAAGTCATCTAGAAGCAAAGCAATTAGAATAAGGCACAAATCCAGGGAAGCGATCAAGAATAAGCGAACACGCAACAGTGGGCAAGTGAAGCTGCAGGTGAAGGTTATCGACAAAGAGGAGCGAAGAAACACAGGAGGGAGCAGTAGCAGTGGCACTACCAAACAACCACAGCTTTACAAAAAGGGGAAAAGACCGCTGAAGGAGATTCGTAAAGATCCGGGCTGGGTGGAAGTAAAAGAGTCAGGAGTTGAGGTCAGAAATAAAAAAGAGTACATGGAGGAGCCACTTTGGTACACAGAGCCCATCACAGACTATTTTATACCTTTCAGCAGCAGACAAAGCAAGCTGGAAACAAAGTATCGGAGCAAGGTAGACTCTCCAGATGGGTTTGCTGTGTCAGCCGATATAGACAGGCTGCCAGACAGAATCCAGGGAATCTGCATTGCCGATGAAAACTACCAGAGAGCATACTTAGCTGCAGGCTCATTTGTGGATGGGCACTTTGTGGAAGGGCCTGGCGAAGCAGAAGATGAAACTGCTGAACTCACTGGGACCTCAAGCTGCCCTCAGCCAGAGGATAGTGGAAATTTAGATGACAAGCATCTGTCTGAATTCACTCACTTCTATGAAGTTGATATTTATCAATCCATATTGGATACTAGTGCCTCAGACTCGATACAAGAGAGTCGGATCTTAAGCATGATTCGACAAAAAAGCAAAGAGCAAAGAGACGTTGAGGCAGAATGTTTAGTATTAGATGGCCTTGAGCAGcaagggaaaagtgcaataagGGCAGACTCACAGGAAGCTTCGGGATCTGTTGGATTCTTTATGCaagatcttgaaaacatggctcaAGTCTGGGGATGTTATTCACCATCTACTTCAGAAGATATAGATGGAGAAAGCTTCATAGGAGACTCTCCCATTCGACTCTCCCCCCTTCTTGATAGTGTTTCATTTACCCTGAGCAAACTCTCTGGAAATCTGGAAGAGCCACCTGTTCCTGAAGCCCCCAGTGAACCATCTGGTTTAAACTCATCCTGCTTCTCTCTTTTTGAGCTGCAGTATGATAGCCCCACTTTTCCTTTTCCTCGCGACTCACTCACAGTTGGTCATGAAAACACAGATTCAAGTAGCTGTCTCGACCCACATTCTAATAAACAGTCTCGTTTGCTAATATGGACCAAAAATAGTGCCTTTGATGAAACTGAACACTGTTCAAACCTTTCAACGCGAACCTGTAGTCCATGGTCGCACTCGGAGGAAACTCGTTCAGACAATGAGCAAGGAAATGTTCTGACAGAAGATGCTGCTCAAATTGGCAATGAAGAGATTGATTGTATAATACCTCCTCTTTCTGGTACATATCTAGAGGATGAAATCTTGGATTTTTTGCAAGAAGACTCTGGCCATAAATGTGAGGAGGTGAGCGTTAGCACAGCATCTAATCAGACCTTCACCAAAAAGTCAAAATTGGAGTCCATTTGTGGTATAGCTTTGGAAGAGGATGAGAGTAAACAGTACAGCACTGGCATGTTTTCGgacaacacaaaccaacagaGTGATGATTACAGCTCAGGGATCATAAAGGATATTTGGACTGCAATTGGAGATGGTGACTCTGTAATGTCAAGGCAAGGAACAGAAAAAACAAGTGAGGGGCTTTTTGCAGATGAGTCAAGCGGTTACTGTTGCAGTTGTCTGGAAGTGCAGGCAAAAGGAGTTCCAATTCAGGGACCTCAGAAAAAAGCAGTGCAGCGGTCAGAGTATCACCTTTGGGAAGGCAAGAAAGAAGAACAAGATTTAGCCAAAAACAAACTCTCAAAGGTAGATGGTGCTGGGGATTACATGACTCCGTCCAAGCCCTGGGACTTGAACTCTGACAAAGAGAGTACATCATTCATTCTAGGAGGAGTGTACGGAGAGTTGAAGACATTAAGTAGTGATAAGAATTGGGCTGTTGTGCCACCAAGTAAATCCCAAGATAGCCTGCTACAGTGTGCCGCTGCAGCTGCATCTGCTTCTGGCTCAGACATGCTTACCATCACTGGCACGGATGTCTTCATGAACACCGGCAGCTGCTTTGCTCCTGGGCACAGGCCCCTGTGGAGGCCTCTTGTGTCCTTTGGGCAGAGTGACCAGGCTATTAGAGGAGGTGGAGATGGACTGAATAAGGGATTCTCTTTCATCTTCCATGAAGATTTGCTCGGAACATATGGAGGGTTGCACAGTGAGCAGCAAGGTTTAGGATACCCGTTTGCATCCTTCAACCTGAACAATCCCTTCTCTCAAGTCCTCCACGTTGAGTGTTCTTTTGAGCCAGAGGACATGGCTTCATTCAGTCCTGGGTTTAAGCCCAAATCTATTCTCTGCTCAGACTCTGAGAATGAAGCCTTCCACCCACGAATATATGGCATCAACCGGACACAGTATAGGGCCATTCGCATTTCCCCCAGAACTCATTTCCGACCAATATCGGCATCAGAGCTGTCTCCCGGTGGAGTAAGTGATTCAGAGGCTGATACCGACAAAGAGGAGATGAGCTTTCCCGTCCTGGCGCCAGTGGACGTCTTTGATGATCCTCAGGCAGACCTCAAACCTCTGGAGGAGGATGCAGAATGTGAGGGCCCTTATTATGGGAAGTCAGAACTGGAATCTGGTAAATTCTTACCCAGATTAAAAAAGTCTGGCATGGAGAAGAGTGCCCAGACCTCTTTGGATTCACAGGAGGGCTCCAGTACCCTCCTGCCAATCGCTGAGCAAGAGATTTGCTTAGACTGCAAAACGGCAGCAGCTTCATCAACTGCAGGTGGACAGATGAACGCCTCAGTTGGCAAGATTCAAAAGGAGGAATCTTCAGGAGAAAAACAGTCCTGCTTATGTGCACCAGCAGGTCAGATCCCCAAGTATGGGATTGCTTATGACTTTGTTGAAGATGTGCCAGAG TTCCCTCTGTTAAATATAAGTGGACAGGGAGGAACTGGCAACCAGCAAGATGAGTGCTGGTGGCAAAATACACTCTGTTCCCCCATTTTCCCTGGATCTCAATGTACAG GGAGCAGCAACATTTGA
- the kiaa0232 gene encoding uncharacterized protein KIAA0232 homolog isoform X1 has protein sequence MRPVSTDSDGPAPPENISCPFPLVGPLPASEMSLLQSLGPVQSWLGQELEKCGIDAMIYTRYVLSLLLHDSYDYDLQDQENDIFLGWEKGTGKKWGKSKKKGGTDLSLEELKKQAAVQCLRSASDENSGIESLVEELCSKLKDIQNKQKEEKQIQKKSDSSQSPERTDSPSSKDQVEMYYEAFPPLSEKPVCLQEIMPVWNKAKACAYSSSSSSAAPQTSTDTSSPKDCNSEGEAAKERNLEACGTITTVINERGQQRRCKKEKENRYHGGAAAEEKSIIHSKRQTRYRSEGKYRPRSWSSGSSEASSSSSGNQGDSKSSRSKAIRIRHKSREAIKNKRTRNSGQVKLQVKVIDKEERRNTGGSSSSGTTKQPQLYKKGKRPLKEIRKDPGWVEVKESGVEVRNKKEYMEEPLWYTEPITDYFIPFSSRQSKLETKYRSKVDSPDGFAVSADIDRLPDRIQGICIADENYQRAYLAAGSFVDGHFVEGPGEAEDETAELTGTSSCPQPEDSGNLDDKHLSEFTHFYEVDIYQSILDTSASDSIQESRILSMIRQKSKEQRDVEAECLVLDGLEQQGKSAIRADSQEASGSVGFFMQDLENMAQVWGCYSPSTSEDIDGESFIGDSPIRLSPLLDSVSFTLSKLSGNLEEPPVPEAPSEPSGLNSSCFSLFELQYDSPTFPFPRDSLTVGHENTDSSSCLDPHSNKQSRLLIWTKNSAFDETEHCSNLSTRTCSPWSHSEETRSDNEQGNVLTEDAAQIGNEEIDCIIPPLSGTYLEDEILDFLQEDSGHKCEEVSVSTASNQTFTKKSKLESICGIALEEDESKQYSTGMFSDNTNQQSDDYSSGIIKDIWTAIGDGDSVMSRQGTEKTSEGLFADESSGYCCSCLEVQAKGVPIQGPQKKAVQRSEYHLWEGKKEEQDLAKNKLSKVDGAGDYMTPSKPWDLNSDKESTSFILGGVYGELKTLSSDKNWAVVPPSKSQDSLLQCAAAAASASGSDMLTITGTDVFMNTGSCFAPGHRPLWRPLVSFGQSDQAIRGGGDGLNKGFSFIFHEDLLGTYGGLHSEQQGLGYPFASFNLNNPFSQVLHVECSFEPEDMASFSPGFKPKSILCSDSENEAFHPRIYGINRTQYRAIRISPRTHFRPISASELSPGGVSDSEADTDKEEMSFPVLAPVDVFDDPQADLKPLEEDAECEGPYYGKSELESGKFLPRLKKSGMEKSAQTSLDSQEGSSTLLPIAEQEICLDCKTAAASSTAGGQMNASVGKIQKEESSGEKQSCLCAPAGQIPKYGIAYDFVEDVPEGAATFEYSSFAEDTCRREETSSPFVTGPLPAKIQGHLRAGKPHVG, from the exons ATGCGTCCAGTGAGCACCGATTCAGACGGTCCTGCTCCTCCTGAAAACATCTCTTGCCCCTTCCCCCTTGTGGGCCCCCTGCCTGCCTCAGAGATGTCTCTTCTCCAGTCACTGGGTCCAGTACAAAGCTGGCTTGGCCAGGAGCTTGAGAAGTGCGGGATTGATGCCATGATTTATACCCGCTATGTCCTTAGCCTTCTCCTGCATGACAGTTACGACTACGACCTGCAGGACCAG GAAAATGACATCTTCTTGGGCTGGGAGAAGGGAACTGGGAAGAAATGGGGCAAGAGTAAGAAGAAAGGAGGGACTGACTTGAGTCTTGAGGAATTGAAAAAGCAAGCTGCTGTCCAATGCCTCCGCTCTGCATCTGATGAA AACTCTGGAATTGAGAGCCTAGTTGAGGAGCTTTGTTCTAAACTAAAGGACATCCAGAACAAACAGAAAG AGGAGAAGCAGATTCAGAAGAAATCTGATAGCTCTCAGTCTCCGGAGCGAACTGACTCCCCTTCTTCAAAGGACCAGGTGGAAAT GTACTATGAAGCCTTTCCTCCTCTGTCAGAGAAACCTGTTTGTCTCCAAGAGATTATGCCGGTGTGGAACAAGGCAAAGGCATGTGCATACTCAAGTTCATCATCCTCTGCAGCCCCACAAACCAGCACAGACACCTCCTCCCCAAAAGATTGCAACAGTGAAGGTGAGGCTGCAAAGGAGCGAAACCTGGAGGCGTGTGGTACCATTACAACTGTGATCAATGAAAGAGGCCAGCAGCGGCGATGCAAGAAGGAGAAAGAAAATAGATACCATGGTGGTGCAGCAGCGGAGGAGAAGTCTATCATCCACTCAAAGAGGCAGACCAGATATAGATCTGAGGGTAAATACCGGCcccggtcctggtcctctggctcTAGTGAGGCAAGCTCAAGCTCAAGTGGGAACCAGGGTGACTCAAAGTCATCTAGAAGCAAAGCAATTAGAATAAGGCACAAATCCAGGGAAGCGATCAAGAATAAGCGAACACGCAACAGTGGGCAAGTGAAGCTGCAGGTGAAGGTTATCGACAAAGAGGAGCGAAGAAACACAGGAGGGAGCAGTAGCAGTGGCACTACCAAACAACCACAGCTTTACAAAAAGGGGAAAAGACCGCTGAAGGAGATTCGTAAAGATCCGGGCTGGGTGGAAGTAAAAGAGTCAGGAGTTGAGGTCAGAAATAAAAAAGAGTACATGGAGGAGCCACTTTGGTACACAGAGCCCATCACAGACTATTTTATACCTTTCAGCAGCAGACAAAGCAAGCTGGAAACAAAGTATCGGAGCAAGGTAGACTCTCCAGATGGGTTTGCTGTGTCAGCCGATATAGACAGGCTGCCAGACAGAATCCAGGGAATCTGCATTGCCGATGAAAACTACCAGAGAGCATACTTAGCTGCAGGCTCATTTGTGGATGGGCACTTTGTGGAAGGGCCTGGCGAAGCAGAAGATGAAACTGCTGAACTCACTGGGACCTCAAGCTGCCCTCAGCCAGAGGATAGTGGAAATTTAGATGACAAGCATCTGTCTGAATTCACTCACTTCTATGAAGTTGATATTTATCAATCCATATTGGATACTAGTGCCTCAGACTCGATACAAGAGAGTCGGATCTTAAGCATGATTCGACAAAAAAGCAAAGAGCAAAGAGACGTTGAGGCAGAATGTTTAGTATTAGATGGCCTTGAGCAGcaagggaaaagtgcaataagGGCAGACTCACAGGAAGCTTCGGGATCTGTTGGATTCTTTATGCaagatcttgaaaacatggctcaAGTCTGGGGATGTTATTCACCATCTACTTCAGAAGATATAGATGGAGAAAGCTTCATAGGAGACTCTCCCATTCGACTCTCCCCCCTTCTTGATAGTGTTTCATTTACCCTGAGCAAACTCTCTGGAAATCTGGAAGAGCCACCTGTTCCTGAAGCCCCCAGTGAACCATCTGGTTTAAACTCATCCTGCTTCTCTCTTTTTGAGCTGCAGTATGATAGCCCCACTTTTCCTTTTCCTCGCGACTCACTCACAGTTGGTCATGAAAACACAGATTCAAGTAGCTGTCTCGACCCACATTCTAATAAACAGTCTCGTTTGCTAATATGGACCAAAAATAGTGCCTTTGATGAAACTGAACACTGTTCAAACCTTTCAACGCGAACCTGTAGTCCATGGTCGCACTCGGAGGAAACTCGTTCAGACAATGAGCAAGGAAATGTTCTGACAGAAGATGCTGCTCAAATTGGCAATGAAGAGATTGATTGTATAATACCTCCTCTTTCTGGTACATATCTAGAGGATGAAATCTTGGATTTTTTGCAAGAAGACTCTGGCCATAAATGTGAGGAGGTGAGCGTTAGCACAGCATCTAATCAGACCTTCACCAAAAAGTCAAAATTGGAGTCCATTTGTGGTATAGCTTTGGAAGAGGATGAGAGTAAACAGTACAGCACTGGCATGTTTTCGgacaacacaaaccaacagaGTGATGATTACAGCTCAGGGATCATAAAGGATATTTGGACTGCAATTGGAGATGGTGACTCTGTAATGTCAAGGCAAGGAACAGAAAAAACAAGTGAGGGGCTTTTTGCAGATGAGTCAAGCGGTTACTGTTGCAGTTGTCTGGAAGTGCAGGCAAAAGGAGTTCCAATTCAGGGACCTCAGAAAAAAGCAGTGCAGCGGTCAGAGTATCACCTTTGGGAAGGCAAGAAAGAAGAACAAGATTTAGCCAAAAACAAACTCTCAAAGGTAGATGGTGCTGGGGATTACATGACTCCGTCCAAGCCCTGGGACTTGAACTCTGACAAAGAGAGTACATCATTCATTCTAGGAGGAGTGTACGGAGAGTTGAAGACATTAAGTAGTGATAAGAATTGGGCTGTTGTGCCACCAAGTAAATCCCAAGATAGCCTGCTACAGTGTGCCGCTGCAGCTGCATCTGCTTCTGGCTCAGACATGCTTACCATCACTGGCACGGATGTCTTCATGAACACCGGCAGCTGCTTTGCTCCTGGGCACAGGCCCCTGTGGAGGCCTCTTGTGTCCTTTGGGCAGAGTGACCAGGCTATTAGAGGAGGTGGAGATGGACTGAATAAGGGATTCTCTTTCATCTTCCATGAAGATTTGCTCGGAACATATGGAGGGTTGCACAGTGAGCAGCAAGGTTTAGGATACCCGTTTGCATCCTTCAACCTGAACAATCCCTTCTCTCAAGTCCTCCACGTTGAGTGTTCTTTTGAGCCAGAGGACATGGCTTCATTCAGTCCTGGGTTTAAGCCCAAATCTATTCTCTGCTCAGACTCTGAGAATGAAGCCTTCCACCCACGAATATATGGCATCAACCGGACACAGTATAGGGCCATTCGCATTTCCCCCAGAACTCATTTCCGACCAATATCGGCATCAGAGCTGTCTCCCGGTGGAGTAAGTGATTCAGAGGCTGATACCGACAAAGAGGAGATGAGCTTTCCCGTCCTGGCGCCAGTGGACGTCTTTGATGATCCTCAGGCAGACCTCAAACCTCTGGAGGAGGATGCAGAATGTGAGGGCCCTTATTATGGGAAGTCAGAACTGGAATCTGGTAAATTCTTACCCAGATTAAAAAAGTCTGGCATGGAGAAGAGTGCCCAGACCTCTTTGGATTCACAGGAGGGCTCCAGTACCCTCCTGCCAATCGCTGAGCAAGAGATTTGCTTAGACTGCAAAACGGCAGCAGCTTCATCAACTGCAGGTGGACAGATGAACGCCTCAGTTGGCAAGATTCAAAAGGAGGAATCTTCAGGAGAAAAACAGTCCTGCTTATGTGCACCAGCAGGTCAGATCCCCAAGTATGGGATTGCTTATGACTTTGTTGAAGATGTGCCAGAG GGAGCAGCAACATTTGAATACTCCAGTTTTGCAGAGGACACCTGTCGTCGAGAGGAAACTTCCTCTCCTTTTGTGACTGGACCTCTACCAGCAAAGATTCAGGGTCATCTCAGAGCTGGAAAACCTCATGTAGGCTAA